The following proteins are co-located in the Candidatus Binatus sp. genome:
- a CDS encoding response regulator, whose amino-acid sequence MNQTSQATNAVSEAQRGVRYRVLIVEDDGDIRELIRYNLAQEGFIVEEAADGAQALERVKRRVPDLMVLDLMLPGMPGLQVCRQMRAERDTAHLPILIVTAKGTEVDKVLGLEMGADDYLVKPFSPRELVARVKALLRRANPLSEPDSGGGEYEKGRLRMDFGAYQVFVDAKRTELALREFELLKFFVQHPMRVYTREQLLDMVWGRDTFVEPRTVDVHVRRLRQHIERDDANPELILTVRSVGYRFNPEALG is encoded by the coding sequence ATGAATCAAACCAGCCAGGCTACGAACGCGGTCTCGGAGGCGCAACGCGGAGTTCGCTACCGCGTGCTGATCGTTGAAGACGACGGCGATATTCGCGAACTGATCCGCTACAACCTCGCCCAGGAGGGTTTCATCGTCGAGGAGGCGGCCGACGGTGCGCAGGCGCTCGAGCGGGTCAAGCGCCGGGTGCCCGATCTGATGGTGCTCGACCTGATGCTGCCGGGGATGCCGGGGCTGCAGGTCTGCCGCCAGATGCGCGCCGAGCGCGACACCGCGCATCTTCCGATACTGATCGTCACCGCCAAGGGCACCGAGGTGGACAAGGTGCTCGGCCTGGAGATGGGCGCCGACGATTACCTGGTCAAGCCGTTCAGCCCGCGCGAGCTGGTCGCGCGCGTGAAGGCGCTTCTGCGGCGAGCCAATCCGCTCTCGGAGCCGGACTCCGGCGGCGGTGAGTATGAGAAGGGGCGGCTGCGAATGGACTTCGGCGCCTACCAGGTGTTCGTGGACGCCAAGCGCACGGAGCTTGCGCTGCGCGAGTTCGAACTGCTCAAATTCTTCGTGCAGCATCCGATGCGGGTGTACACGCGCGAGCAACTGCTCGACATGGTATGGGGCCGCGACACGTTCGTCGAACCGCGAACCGTCGACGTGCACGTGCGCCGCTTGCGCCAGCATATCGAGCGCGACGACGCCAATCCGGAATTGATCCTCACGGTGCGAAGCGTCGGTTATCGCTTCAACCCCGAAGCGCTTGGATAG
- the phoU gene encoding phosphate signaling complex protein PhoU: MDNTQPQHTNRQYEEDLRGLRAGLLKMGGLVERQIAEAVDALVNRNSEHAREVIARDEEVNRMDNEVDEQCIRLLALHQPTASDLRFITTGLKITTDLERIGDNAVNICERTLELNEVPQLKPYIDLPRMAEIAQSMVRDSIDAFMRDDTDLADQVIARDDEVDLLNYQVYRELLSYMAEDPHTIGSATRLLFISKYLERIADHATNIAEMVTFMVKGKMIRHDETRKRAT; encoded by the coding sequence ATGGACAACACCCAGCCGCAACATACCAACCGGCAGTACGAAGAGGATTTGCGCGGCTTGCGCGCGGGTCTGCTCAAGATGGGCGGATTGGTGGAGCGTCAAATCGCCGAGGCGGTCGACGCGCTGGTTAATCGCAACAGCGAGCACGCCCGCGAGGTGATCGCGCGCGACGAAGAAGTAAATCGGATGGACAACGAGGTCGACGAGCAGTGTATCCGGCTGCTCGCGCTGCATCAGCCGACCGCCAGCGATCTGCGCTTCATCACCACCGGCCTGAAGATCACCACCGACCTGGAACGAATCGGCGACAACGCGGTCAACATCTGCGAGCGCACGCTGGAACTGAATGAAGTCCCGCAGCTCAAGCCGTACATAGACTTGCCGCGGATGGCGGAGATCGCGCAGTCGATGGTCAGGGACAGCATCGATGCGTTTATGCGCGACGACACCGACCTCGCCGACCAGGTGATCGCGCGCGACGACGAAGTCGATCTGCTCAACTACCAGGTCTATCGCGAGCTGCTCAGCTACATGGCCGAGGATCCGCATACCATCGGCTCCGCGACCCGGCTGCTGTTCATTTCCAAGTATCTCGAGCGTATCGCCGATCACGCGACCAACATCGCCGAAATGGTGACGTTCATGGTCAAGGGCAAGATGATCCGTCACGACGAAACCAGGAAGCGGGCAACTTGA